Below is a genomic region from Deinococcus arcticus.
GCGCTACCTCTCGCCCGCGCCCGGGCGCGACGACGTGCTGAGCGTATTTGCTGGCCTGCGCCCGCTGGTGAAAAGTGGCGGGCGCGGCGAGACCAAGAGCCTCTCGCGCGACCATACCCTGCAGCTCAGCGAAGGCGGGCTGCTGACCCTGACAGGCGGCAAGTGGACCACCTACCGCCACATGGCCGAGGACACCGTGAACCGCGCCGCCGCCCACGCCGGACTGCCCGCGCGCCTGAGCCTGACCCGGGGCCTGAAGTTGCACGGCGCCTGCGCCGAACCGCGGCCTGCGCCCTGGCAGGTGTACGGCACCGACGCCGCGCGCGTGCAGGCCCTGCCCGGCGCCGAGGTAAAGCTGCACCCCGATCTGCCGTATGTGGAAGCCCAGGTGCGCTGGGCCGCGCGCATGGAGCAGGCCCGCACCGTGGAGGACGTGCTTTCGCGCCGGTTGCGCGCCCTGCTGCTGGACGCCCGCGCCAGCCTGGAGGCCGCTCCACGTGTGGCCGAACTGCTGGCCGAGGAACTGGGCCAGGACCACGCGTGGCAGGCAGCGCAGGTGGGGACCTACCGCGCGCTGGCCCAGGGTTACCTGCTGCCTAGTCCCTCAGCGAGCTGAGGTCCGCGTCCTCGGCGCTCTGGGCCCGCCAGTCGCGCAGCCACGTCAGCAGTTCAGCCGGGGGCATGGGGCGGGCAAACAGGTAGCCCTGCATGGCGGCGCAGTCCAGGTTCAGCAGGCTGCGGGCCTGCTCGGGCGTTTCCACCCCCTCGGCAATCACGCCCAGGTTCAGGCTGCGGCCCAGGGCCACCACGGCCTCCACCACCGCCAGCGCCTGGGCATCGTCCGGCAGGGTCTTCAGGAACGAGCGGTCAATTTTCAGGGTGTTGACCGGAAAGGCGCGCAGGTAGCTGAGGCTGGAATAGCCGGTGCCGAAGTCGTCAATGGACACGCACACGCCCAGGGCCCGCAGCGCGCCCAGGGTCTGCTGCACCCGTTCCAGGTCGGCCATCAGCATGCTCTCGGTGAGTTCCAGTTCCAGCAGGCGCGGGCTCAGGCCACTGCCCTGCAAGCAGCGCTGCACTGTAGCCAGAAACCCGGGGTCGGTAAATTGCAGCGGCGAGATATTGACTGATACCGGCACGTCGTGGCCGCACTGCTGGGCCCAGGCGCGGCTCTGGGCGCAGGCAGTTTCCAGCACCCAGGCACCCAGCGGCACAATCAGGCCGCTTTCCTCGGCCAGGGGAATGAAGTCCATGGGCGACACCGCCCGGCCGTCCGGGCGCACCCAGCGCAGCAGCGCCTCGGCGCCCAGCACCTCGCGGGTCCAGAGGTTGACCTTGGGCTGATACACCAGCGAGAATTCACGGCGCTCGAAGGCCTGGCGCAGTTCAGTCTGCAGGCTCTGGCGCGCCAGGATGGCCTCGTGCAGCGCGCGCGAGAAGAAGCGGTGGCGCCCGCGTCCCTCGGCCTTGGCGCGGTACATGGCGGCGTCGGCGTGCTGCAGCAGCACGTCGGTGCTCTCGCCGTCGTCGGGGTACAGGGCCACGCCCACGCTGAAGCCAATGTCCAGCTGATGCCCGGCCACGTGGTAGGGCACGGTGAGCGCCTCGGTCAGCTTGGCCAGCACGTTTTCCACATGGTCGGCCTCGCGCATGTCGGGCAGCAGCACGATAAATTCGTCGCCCCCCTGGCGGCTGACCGTGTCCGAGGCCCGCAGCGCTCCGCGCAGGCGCCCGGCGATGGCCCTCAGCAGTTCGTCGCCCACATGGTGGCCCAGCGAATCGTTGACGTTCTTGAAGTGGTCCAGGTCGAGAAACAGCACCGCAAAGCGCGTGCCCTGGCGCTGGGCGCGGCCAATGGCCTGTGACACCCGGTCGCGCAGCAGCACCCGGTTGGGCAGGTCGGTCAGGGCGTCGTGCTGCGCGAGGTGGGTCATGCGCACGGCCATGGCCCGGGCCTCGGAGACATCGTGAAAGACCAGCACGGCGCCCAGCAGCTCGCCCTGCTCGTTCAGGATCGGCGCCGCTGAATCCTCGATGCTGAAATAGGCCCCGCCCTGACTGCGCAGCAGCGTGTTGGCCGCCAGCCCCAGGGTTTCGCGCTCGCTCAGGGCGCGGCGCAGCGGATTGGGCAGCGGCTGGCGCGAGCTTTCTTCCAGCAGCGGCATCACCGTTTCGATGGGCTGCCCCGTCGCCTCGGCCAGCGCCCAGCCGGTCATGCGCTCGGCCGTGGGGTTCAGGAAGGTGACCCGGCCTTCAGGGTCAGTGGTGATGACCCCGTCACCAATCGACGCCAGCGTCACGCGGGCCAGTTCCCGCTGCTCGGTCAGGGCACGCTCGGCGGCCTTGCGCGCGGTGATGTCGGTGCCCAGCGAGAAAAAGCCCCGGACCTCGCCCCCCTGCAGGTCGGGCACGTACACCAGCTCTATGAAGCGCAGCTGGCCGCTGGCCCGGGTCAGCTGGCGCTCAAAGCGCATCGTTTCACCGGCCAGGACCCGCCTGATCATCGGCTGGTTCTGGGCATACAGCGCCTCGCCAATCACGTCCCGGATGTGCTGGCCGCGCACCTGGGCGGGCGTCAGGCCAAACCAGTCCAGGTAGGTGGGGTTGCCAAAGCGGTTGTGCAGCGTGGTGTCCCAGTACCCGATCAGCGCTGGCAGGTTGTCCAGCAGCAGCTGCAGGTCCTGGGTGGTGCGCACCTGCGCAGTGATGTCGGTCTGGGTGCCCACCACACGCCGGGGCTGGCCGGCCTCGTCCCACGCCGTGACCCGCCCGCGCACCTGAAAGACGTGCCACTCGCCGCTGGCGGGCCGGGCGCGGTACTGCGCATGCAGGGGCCGGTCACCAGTCAGGTGGGCGCGGTAAGTGGCCTGCAGCGCCGGCAGATCGTCGGGATGCACCTGTGCCAGCCACGTTGCCAGGCTCACCGGCTCGTGGGCCGCGAGCCCCAGCTGCGCCCGGAAGGTGTCCGAGACAAACAGCTCGCCGCCCGGCAACTGCCAGTCCCAGATGCCGTCCTCGGTGGCGTCCAGCGCCAGTCTCAGCCGCTCGTTGACATCCTGCAGCTGGGCCTCGCGTTCCACCTGCGCCGTGATGTCCTGAATCTGCGAGACAAAAAAGGCCGGCGAGCCGTCCTCGTGCACAATCAGCGAGACGTGCAGTTCTATCCAGATCAGCTGTCCGTCCTTGCGCCAGTAACGTTTGCGCAGTTCGTACTGGTCCAACTCGCGCGCCAGCACGCGCCGCAGCAGCGCCAGGTCGCTGTCCAGATCGTCCGGGTGGGTGATGTCCTGAAAGGTCAGGGCCTGCAATTCGGCGGGGGCGTAGCCCAGCATGCGGCTCAGGGCGTCATTCACCTGCAGGAAACTGCCTTCCAGGGACACCAGCGCAATACCCATGGGTGAGCGCCGGAACATGGCCGCAAACAGCTGGGCCTCGTGCTCAGGCATGACGCCGGTTCCAGATCAGCCCGCAGTGCGCCTGACCAGCGGGCACCAGACCGGCACCGGAAAGCCGGACAGAGACGGCATCCGGAGAAACAGACTGCCCGGACAGACGTAGAGAAGGGGCCATTAAGGAAAGTCTAATCCGGCGGCGGCGTGCGTGGCATGTCCCGCCGGTGGGGGTTGCGTGACCAGGTGGGCCGTGAGCGCCAGCACCACCAGCAGCGCCAGGGCCTCGCGCCGCAGCGGCCAGGTGAGCGGGCGCCCCCGCGCCAGGGCCCGCCTGACGCCCAACGCCAGCAGCAGCGCCAGGGCCACTGTGCCCAGTTTCAGCGCCAGGGCCTGGGTGTAGGGGGTACCGGGCCAGACCAGCGGCCAGCGCAGATGCTCGGCTGCCATTGCCAGCCCCGTCAGGGCCAGGACCGCCACGCACAGCGCCGCCACCCGGGAAAAGCGCCGGGCCAGCCCCGGGGTGCCCCGGCGCAGCAGGCTCAGCACGCCGCCCAGCCACAGGCACATGGCGGCGGCGTGCGCGGCGTGCAGGGCGCGCATGCCCACGCCGTGCCCGGCGCCGTGACCCACGCCTGCCGCGCCCCACAGCACCACCCCCGCCGCCAGCGGCAGGGCCGGCCAGGGCCAGCGCCCCGTCTCGGCGGCCAGCAGCAGCGCCGCGCCCAGCAGGCCCGTCAGGATGGCCCGGCCCGGCCCGGTGCCCGTCAGGTAGGCCAGCACGTCCCCTGGCGCGGTAAAGCCCAGGGCGCCCAGCGTCAGCCCCACCTGCCCGCCCCAGCCCAGCAGCAGCAGCCCGGCCCCCAGGGCAGGCACCCACAGGCGGGGCCAGCCGGGGGTCAGGGCGCGCCGCGACAGCACGCCCCCCAGCAGCAGCACCAGCCCCAGGTGGGCGGCCCCGGTCAGCAGCGCCCGCACGGCTCAAGTCTCTCGCGGTTGCTCTGAAGATCAACCGAGCAGGGCAAGGAGCGAACAAAGGCCCTCGCCCTGGGAATGGGAATAATACGGGTTCCGAAAAGTTCCGTAACACGTTGCGGAACTTTTCCGACCAGAGGGAGCAGGAAAGAAGGCGGATTTCCGGGAATTGGACTGGCACAGCGCCGAAGGCGGGGAACATGCGGCTCTTTCCCGGATGGTACGGAAATGGACGGAATCCGTATGACCTGGCGCGCTTCTGAAGCGTTGACAGAGGAGCGAGGCACCTAGCGCACCCGGAAGGTACTGAGGCCGCTGACCGGGTGCCCGTCCCCGGACAGCAGCTTCCAGGCGATCACGTACAGCCCGGGCCTGAGGCCGGGTTTCAGCGGCACGCTCAGCCGGGCGGCCAGCCCAGAACCGCCCGGGGGGCGGCTGGCCAGCGTGGGGGCGTCCGGGCGCGCGGCCAGGGCCAGCTTCGCGGCGGCCGCCGGGGTCTGGCCCGGGGCCACGGCCATTACGCGCACCGCGCTGAAGCGCAGTTCCACCGGTTCACTGAAGGTCAGGGTCACGGCGCCGGGCGCCGCCACCACCGCGCCCTGGGCCGGCACCACCCGGGTGACCGCCGTGTGGGCCAGGGCCGCGCCCGGCAGCGCCAGCAGGGCCAGTATCAACCATCGTTTCATGTCTCACCTCTCTACAGGATGGAGCGGGGCCCCGCTGGGTGGCCCCGCGCAGGCGGTTTATTTCACGGCTGTTTTGCTGGCCGGGCCCCTTGCCGGGTCTGCGTCGTCCCAGGCCACCACCGAGCCGTCACTGTAGGTCTGGTAGACCTTCCAGCTCAGTTCGCCGGGCGCGGCCGGGTTGCGGGCCTGGAAGAAGAAGCGCGCGTATTCCATGGGCGCCACGCGGCCGGTCCAGAGCACTTCGGTGACCAGACCCGCCTCGTTTTTCTTCACCGTGCGGGTGAAGCCGGGCGTGACCTGAAACCGGGTGATCGTCAGCCCGGCCGGCACCACCAGCCGGATCTGGGTGGTGCTGATCTCCTTCTCGGTGGGCACGTTCAGGCGGTAGGTTTCGCTGGCACCCGCGCGGCTTTCGCTCAGGCCGCTCTCCGTGCGGACGGTGGCGTGGGCGGCGGCGACAGACAGCAGCAGGGCGCTGGTCAGGGCCAGCAGGTGGGTCAACATGGAAGAACCTCGGGTGACGGCTGGGGGCGGTCCCCAGCGCGAAGAAGGACGGTGCGCCGACCGCCAGAACGCGGTGCGGGGCTGGGCTTCCGGTCAACCGGGGAAAAGGGGGGCGCGCGGGCCTGGACATGGCGCACAGGGGCCAGCCAGGGCCCGGCCCAGCGGTCGGCCGGGGCCAGGCGCGCCGCTGCCGCCTGCGCCAACACCAGCGCCCCTTCTGCTTCCAGCGCAAAGGCCGCTGTGAAGCAGAAGGGGCAGTGGGCACCGTGACCGGTGCGGTGAGAATCAGGGCTGTGGGTCGGCCCATGCGGCGGTGCATTGGGGGCGGCCTGGGTCAGCGGGAGGCGGGCGGCCAC
It encodes:
- a CDS encoding copper resistance CopC family protein — translated: MKRWLILALLALPGAALAHTAVTRVVPAQGAVVAAPGAVTLTFSEPVELRFSAVRVMAVAPGQTPAAAAKLALAARPDAPTLASRPPGGSGLAARLSVPLKPGLRPGLYVIAWKLLSGDGHPVSGLSTFRVR
- a CDS encoding sensor domain-containing protein is translated as MPEHEAQLFAAMFRRSPMGIALVSLEGSFLQVNDALSRMLGYAPAELQALTFQDITHPDDLDSDLALLRRVLARELDQYELRKRYWRKDGQLIWIELHVSLIVHEDGSPAFFVSQIQDITAQVEREAQLQDVNERLRLALDATEDGIWDWQLPGGELFVSDTFRAQLGLAAHEPVSLATWLAQVHPDDLPALQATYRAHLTGDRPLHAQYRARPASGEWHVFQVRGRVTAWDEAGQPRRVVGTQTDITAQVRTTQDLQLLLDNLPALIGYWDTTLHNRFGNPTYLDWFGLTPAQVRGQHIRDVIGEALYAQNQPMIRRVLAGETMRFERQLTRASGQLRFIELVYVPDLQGGEVRGFFSLGTDITARKAAERALTEQRELARVTLASIGDGVITTDPEGRVTFLNPTAERMTGWALAEATGQPIETVMPLLEESSRQPLPNPLRRALSERETLGLAANTLLRSQGGAYFSIEDSAAPILNEQGELLGAVLVFHDVSEARAMAVRMTHLAQHDALTDLPNRVLLRDRVSQAIGRAQRQGTRFAVLFLDLDHFKNVNDSLGHHVGDELLRAIAGRLRGALRASDTVSRQGGDEFIVLLPDMREADHVENVLAKLTEALTVPYHVAGHQLDIGFSVGVALYPDDGESTDVLLQHADAAMYRAKAEGRGRHRFFSRALHEAILARQSLQTELRQAFERREFSLVYQPKVNLWTREVLGAEALLRWVRPDGRAVSPMDFIPLAEESGLIVPLGAWVLETACAQSRAWAQQCGHDVPVSVNISPLQFTDPGFLATVQRCLQGSGLSPRLLELELTESMLMADLERVQQTLGALRALGVCVSIDDFGTGYSSLSYLRAFPVNTLKIDRSFLKTLPDDAQALAVVEAVVALGRSLNLGVIAEGVETPEQARSLLNLDCAAMQGYLFARPMPPAELLTWLRDWRAQSAEDADLSSLRD
- a CDS encoding CopD family protein; this translates as MRALLTGAAHLGLVLLLGGVLSRRALTPGWPRLWVPALGAGLLLLGWGGQVGLTLGALGFTAPGDVLAYLTGTGPGRAILTGLLGAALLLAAETGRWPWPALPLAAGVVLWGAAGVGHGAGHGVGMRALHAAHAAAMCLWLGGVLSLLRRGTPGLARRFSRVAALCVAVLALTGLAMAAEHLRWPLVWPGTPYTQALALKLGTVALALLLALGVRRALARGRPLTWPLRREALALLVVLALTAHLVTQPPPAGHATHAAAGLDFP
- a CDS encoding DUF1775 domain-containing protein; the encoded protein is MLTHLLALTSALLLSVAAAHATVRTESGLSESRAGASETYRLNVPTEKEISTTQIRLVVPAGLTITRFQVTPGFTRTVKKNEAGLVTEVLWTGRVAPMEYARFFFQARNPAAPGELSWKVYQTYSDGSVVAWDDADPARGPASKTAVK